A DNA window from Streptomyces sp. 71268 contains the following coding sequences:
- a CDS encoding aspartate aminotransferase family protein, with product MLRRHRAVLPAWLALNYDQPIELTHGRGRHVWDAEGRRYLDFFGGILTTMTAHALPEVTRAVSEQVGRIAHTSTLYLNRPMVELAERIAHLSGIPDARVFFTTSGTEANDTALLLATVARGSQQVLAMRNSYHGRSFSTVGVTGNRDWSPTGASPLHTLFAHGGVRSRGPFAHLTDERFVEACVADLTDLLGQAHGRVAALIAEPIQGVGGFTSPPDGLYAAFREVLDRHGILWISDEVQTGWGRTGDHFWGWQAHAGSGPPDLLTFAKGIGNGMSVGGVVGRAEIMNCLDANSISTFGGSPVTMAAALANLGYLIDHDLQRNARRVGGLLIERLRAATAGLDLVREVRGRGLMIGVELVRPGSQEPHPRAASAVLEAAREGGLLIGKGGGHHGSVLRVAPPLTLTVAEADEGATLLEAALRATAADPSIRADVEGNHAS from the coding sequence CTGCTGCGCCGGCACCGGGCCGTGCTGCCGGCGTGGCTCGCGCTCAACTATGACCAGCCCATCGAGCTGACGCACGGCCGGGGCCGGCACGTCTGGGACGCCGAGGGGCGGCGCTACCTGGACTTCTTCGGCGGCATCCTCACCACCATGACCGCGCACGCGCTGCCCGAGGTCACCCGGGCCGTCAGCGAGCAGGTCGGGCGCATCGCGCACACCTCGACGCTCTACCTGAACCGGCCCATGGTGGAGCTGGCCGAGCGGATCGCCCACCTCTCCGGCATCCCCGACGCCCGGGTCTTCTTCACCACATCGGGCACCGAGGCCAACGACACCGCCCTGCTGCTCGCCACCGTGGCCCGCGGCTCCCAGCAGGTGCTGGCCATGCGCAACAGCTACCACGGCCGGTCGTTCTCCACCGTCGGCGTCACCGGCAACCGCGACTGGTCGCCCACCGGCGCCTCCCCGCTGCACACGCTGTTCGCGCACGGCGGGGTGCGCTCCCGGGGCCCGTTCGCCCACCTCACCGACGAGCGGTTCGTCGAGGCGTGCGTGGCCGACCTCACGGACCTGCTCGGGCAGGCGCACGGCCGGGTCGCGGCGCTGATCGCCGAGCCGATCCAGGGCGTGGGCGGCTTCACCTCGCCGCCGGACGGGCTGTACGCGGCCTTCCGCGAGGTGCTCGACCGGCACGGCATCCTGTGGATCAGCGACGAGGTGCAGACCGGCTGGGGCCGTACCGGGGACCACTTCTGGGGCTGGCAGGCGCACGCCGGCAGCGGCCCGCCCGACCTGTTGACCTTCGCCAAGGGCATCGGCAACGGTATGTCCGTCGGCGGCGTGGTGGGCCGCGCCGAGATCATGAACTGCCTGGACGCGAACTCCATCTCCACCTTCGGCGGCAGCCCGGTCACCATGGCCGCGGCGCTCGCCAACCTCGGCTACCTCATCGACCACGACCTCCAGCGCAACGCCCGCCGGGTCGGTGGGCTGCTCATCGAGCGGCTGCGGGCGGCCACGGCCGGGCTCGACCTGGTGCGCGAGGTGCGCGGGCGCGGCCTGATGATCGGCGTCGAACTGGTGCGGCCCGGCAGCCAGGAGCCGCACCCGAGGGCCGCGTCGGCGGTCCTCGAGGCGGCGCGCGAGGGCGGGCTGCTGATCGGCAAGGGCGGCGGCCACCACGGCAGCGTGCTGCGTGTCGCGCCGCCGCTGACCCTCACCGTCGCCGAGGCCGACGAGGGCGCGACCCTCCTGGAGGCCGCGCTGCGGGCCACGGCCGCCGATCCGTCCATCCGGGCCGACGTGGAAGGGAACCACGCCTCATGA
- a CDS encoding nitrilase-related carbon-nitrogen hydrolase: MATVVRAALVQASWTGDTESMVAGHEEHARRAAAQGARVIGFQEVFNAPYFCQVQEPEHYRWAEPVPDGPTVTRMRELARETGMVIVAPVFEVEQPGVYYNTAAVIDADGSYLGKYRKHHIPQLKGFWEKYYFRPGNLGWPVFDTAVGKVGVTICYDRHFPEGWRELGLGGAQLVYNPSATARGLSAHLWPLEQPAAAVANAYFVAAINRVGVERYGDNDFYGTSYFADPRGQLVGAPASDTAEELLVRDLDFDLIDEVRQQWAFYRDRRPDAYGGLVRP, from the coding sequence ATGGCCACTGTTGTGCGTGCCGCGCTGGTACAGGCGAGCTGGACAGGCGACACGGAATCGATGGTCGCGGGGCACGAGGAGCACGCCCGCCGGGCCGCCGCGCAGGGCGCCCGGGTGATCGGCTTCCAGGAGGTCTTCAACGCCCCGTACTTCTGCCAGGTGCAGGAGCCCGAGCACTACCGCTGGGCGGAGCCCGTACCGGACGGGCCGACCGTCACCCGAATGCGGGAACTGGCTCGCGAGACCGGCATGGTGATCGTCGCCCCCGTCTTCGAGGTCGAGCAGCCCGGCGTGTACTACAACACCGCCGCCGTCATCGACGCCGACGGCAGCTACCTCGGCAAGTACCGCAAGCATCACATCCCCCAGCTCAAGGGGTTCTGGGAGAAGTACTACTTCCGGCCGGGGAACCTGGGCTGGCCCGTCTTCGACACCGCCGTCGGCAAGGTCGGCGTCACCATCTGCTACGACCGGCACTTCCCCGAGGGCTGGCGGGAGCTCGGGCTCGGCGGCGCGCAGCTCGTCTACAACCCCTCCGCCACCGCCCGTGGCCTCTCCGCGCACCTGTGGCCCCTGGAACAGCCCGCCGCCGCCGTCGCCAACGCGTACTTCGTCGCCGCCATCAACCGCGTCGGCGTCGAGAGGTACGGCGACAACGACTTCTACGGCACCTCCTACTTCGCTGACCCGCGCGGCCAGTTGGTCGGCGCGCCCGCCAGCGACACGGCCGAGGAACTGCTCGTACGCGACCTGGACTTCGACCTCATCGACGAGGTGCGCCAGCAGTGGGCGTTCTACCGCGACCGCCGCCCGGACGCGTACGGTGGGCTGGTGCGGCCGTGA